A single window of Melospiza georgiana isolate bMelGeo1 chromosome 6, bMelGeo1.pri, whole genome shotgun sequence DNA harbors:
- the TMX1 gene encoding thioredoxin-related transmembrane protein 1 — protein sequence MAAPGRAGPALRAPLCALLCLALAAAARGRPSPVKVLSDGMWRELLQDEWMVEFYAPWCPACESLQPEWEKFAEWGEDLGVNVAKVDVTEQPGLSGRFIITALPTIYHCKDGEFRRYQGARNKAAFINFINDKEWKSIEPVSSWFGPSSFLMSSMSALFKLSMWIRHGHGYLTENLGIPVWGSYAVFGLATLFLGMVLGLLMVFLADCICPSKRHRAPQLQPQPRKQGPEPAHLLRSRYEEQEGDEGDVSDEEAEGKEGSRRDSSPRGVRQRPVPRAAPLQKS from the exons atggcggcgccgggccgggccgggcccgcgcTGAGGGCTCCGCTCTgcgctctgctctgcctggcgctggccgccgccgcccggggcAGGCCGAGCCCCGTGAAGGTGCTGTCGGACGGCATGTGgcgggagctgctgcaggacgAGTGGATGGTGGAGTT CTACGCGCCCTGGTGCCCCGCCTGCGAGAGCCTGCAGCCCGAGTGGGAGAAGTTCGCCGAGTGGGGAGAGGACCTTGGGGTGAACGTGGCCAAAGTGGATGTGACCGAGCAGCCGg GGTTAAGTGGACGATTTATCATCACAGCCCTCCCTACCATCTATCA CTGCAAAGATGGAGAGTTCAGGAGATACCAGGGAGCCAGGAATAAAGCTGCCTTCATCAACTTCATCAATGATAAGGAGTGGAAATCCATTGAACCGGTGTCCTCCTGGTTTGGGCCTTCCTCTTTCCT gATGAGCAGCATGTCAGCCTTGTTCAAGCTGTCCATGTGGATCAGG CATGGCCATGGCTATTTAACAGAAAATCTTGGAATACCAGTCTGGGGCTCCTATGCTGTTTTTGGATTGGCAACTCTGTTTTTAGGAATGGTCCTGGGACTT CTGATGGTGTTCCTGGCAGACTGCATCTGTCCCTCCAAGAGGCACAgagccccacagctccagcctcagccaa GGAAACAAGGTCCAGAGCCAGCTCATCTGCTGAGGAGCAGGTATGAAGAGCAAGAAGGAGATGAGGGAGATGTGTCAGATGAggaagcagaggggaaggaggggagcaggagagaCTCATCCCCGCGCGGTGTCCGGCAGCGCcccgtgcccagggctgctcccctgcagaAATCTTAG